One segment of Neodiprion fabricii isolate iyNeoFabr1 chromosome 1, iyNeoFabr1.1, whole genome shotgun sequence DNA contains the following:
- the LOC124188151 gene encoding uncharacterized protein LOC124188151, with translation METVDSSNAKNTGDMSYLLPSKPKLKKSVNSSAGKPKRKSRTARRRLNAQTNNASLHFSDTDSEGELALLNPRSVIVVPSRDLHEMCGHIDMPNPTISVTTDEVECHGTNANDIDLHELKLSTPNQSRRQSFVENLTDCDDIYSSEPEVLQNDGDSADAANELLKVINCSGQLRETDCEDLSIDGDDCDEGYSGRPIYVPIRTDILADLNGERITTKEGDGPFSIEVRNQLSFDEGAAVPINTGNRDHGDDFVPPPVITATGTDSEDMDASDEEDAVIGTRRTFDEIFQDLDIGTTSQIVVRNLNMIDEAHHRLGVNKPVIYDGTADGHTDVEDIE, from the coding sequence ATGGAGACCGTGGATTCATCCAACGCGAAAAATACCGGGGACATGTCGTATCTTCTGCCTTCGAAGCCGAAGCTGAAGAAATCGGTGAACAGCTCGGCGGGAAAACCGAAACGCAAATCACGAACAGCCCGTAGGCGATTGAACGCTCAGACAAACAATGCGTCGCTGCACTTCTCCGACACGGACTCCGAAGGTGAGTTGGCATTGCTGAATCCACGTTCCGTTATCGTCGTACCGTCGAGAGACCTGCATGAAATGTGCGGTCACATCGACATGCCAAATCCGACGATTTCGGTGACGACGGATGAAGTCGAATGCCACGGGACAAACGCAAACGACATCGATTTACATGAACTTAAACTATCGACCCCCAACCAAAGCAGAAGGCAGAGTTTCGTGGAGAATTTGACCGACTGCGATGACATATACAGCAGTGAACCCGAGGTGTTGCAAAATGATGGAGACAGCGCGGACGCCGCCAACGAGTTATTGAAGGTAATTAATTGCTCTGGACAACTACGTGAAACTGATTGCGAGGATTTATCGATCGATGGTGATGACTGCGATGAGGGTTACTCCGGACGGCCGATTTACGTGCCGATTAGAACCGACATACTCGCGGACTTGAACGGCGAGAGGATAACGACCAAGGAGGGTGACGGCCCATTTTCAATTGAAGTCAGGAACCAGTTGTCTTTTGACGAAGGCGCCGCCGTACCTATCAACACAGGTAACCGAGATCACGGAGATGACTTTGTACCTCCGCCGGTGATCACGGCAACGGGTACAGATAGCGAAGACATGGACGCATCCGATGAAGAGGACGCGGTGATCGGTACCCGTCGGACATTCGACGAGATATTCCAAGATCTCGATATTGGGACAACGTCGCAGATTGTTGTCAGGAACTTGAACATGATCGACGAAGCTCATCATCGACTGGGCGTCAACAAGCCGGTGATTTACGACGGTACCGCCGACGGGCATACCGACGTCGAGGATATTGAGTGA